One genomic window of Bradyrhizobium sp. B124 includes the following:
- a CDS encoding extensin family protein, with product MTRGVRLYLVGSLVLVSLAGCGRGLFQTAEREPWRAEAEAACLKSGAVKEGPDLVRIDPISGPGVCGAEFPLKVAALGETSSAYGFADDSLRPPASVGNQPRWPINRQPGPPPAQAPYSEQAVGQPNYGGQPNGPVSLSAPGVPPQQGEIDLPPDGSPDASGERPYYPGLRSNPQREGATAPYSPAPYSQQPPGAPLPPRLGPSNGNPVMTVGPVAVKPAATLACPIVSVLERWLADSVQPAAQRWFGARVVEIKQISAYSCRGMNGNSHAHISEHAFGNALDIAAFTLSDGRRISVKDGWKGLPEEQGFLRDVQAAACQQFTTVLAPGSNVYHYDHIHVDLMRRASRRLICQPAAVSGEEVAARAGGRSPYAAREPYVTGSLGGRRPAPRGKAGVNEEDEFADE from the coding sequence ATGACGCGTGGAGTTCGTTTGTATCTCGTCGGCTCCCTTGTCCTTGTGTCGCTTGCTGGTTGCGGCCGCGGTCTGTTCCAGACTGCCGAGCGCGAACCGTGGCGGGCCGAGGCCGAGGCCGCATGCCTGAAATCCGGCGCAGTCAAGGAAGGCCCGGACCTCGTCCGCATCGATCCGATCTCCGGCCCAGGCGTCTGCGGCGCCGAGTTTCCGCTCAAGGTCGCCGCGCTCGGCGAAACCAGTTCGGCTTACGGATTTGCCGACGACAGCCTGCGTCCACCGGCGTCCGTCGGCAACCAGCCGCGTTGGCCGATCAATCGTCAGCCGGGCCCGCCGCCCGCGCAGGCGCCGTACTCCGAACAGGCCGTCGGGCAGCCGAACTATGGCGGCCAGCCTAACGGACCGGTGTCGCTGTCGGCGCCCGGCGTCCCGCCGCAGCAGGGCGAGATCGACCTGCCGCCGGACGGCTCGCCCGATGCCAGCGGCGAGCGACCTTATTATCCTGGCCTGCGCAGTAATCCGCAGCGCGAGGGCGCGACCGCGCCCTATTCACCTGCGCCGTATTCGCAGCAACCGCCAGGCGCGCCACTGCCGCCACGGCTCGGTCCGTCGAACGGCAATCCGGTGATGACGGTCGGCCCGGTCGCAGTGAAGCCTGCCGCAACGCTGGCGTGCCCGATCGTCTCGGTGCTGGAGCGCTGGCTCGCCGATTCCGTGCAGCCGGCGGCGCAGCGCTGGTTCGGCGCGCGCGTCGTCGAGATCAAGCAGATCTCGGCCTATTCCTGCCGCGGCATGAACGGCAATTCGCACGCGCATATTTCCGAGCACGCCTTCGGCAATGCGCTCGATATCGCGGCCTTCACGCTCTCTGATGGCCGGCGCATCTCGGTGAAGGATGGCTGGAAGGGCCTGCCGGAGGAGCAGGGCTTTCTGCGCGATGTCCAGGCCGCTGCCTGCCAGCAATTCACCACGGTGCTGGCGCCGGGTTCCAACGTCTATCACTACGACCACATCCATGTGGATCTGATGCGCCGGGCCAGCCGGCGCCTGATCTGCCAGCCCGCTGCCGTCTCCGGCGAAGAGGTCGCGGCGCGCGCCGGCGGCCGTAGCCCCTATGCAGCGCGCGAACCTTATGTCACAGGATCGCTTGGCGGCAGAAGGCCGGCTCCGCGGGGTAAGGCGGGGGTCAACGAAGAAGACGAATTCGCCGACGAATAG
- a CDS encoding DUF2147 domain-containing protein, with the protein MKRFCLLVALMLFTPFVHAGEGITFSIGGHRVHLDSTRCRSLSCVSVSGGPRRDDGGDNGRTLKPVSAPATTAAIPAAPAASALPAPVPAAPPAPPPIIVYKPAPAAPAAAPPPSAPSPPRVMTPPPPPNVAAPPPPPPPAAAAAAPARPAPSVIRVSREADEPDDGPIGDWQTEANNLVRIRLCGMALCGYALDRTTRDLGEAVLINMKPKTDARWNGGVYSQDSGNIRYGTIELKGADRLRVSSCALGRVYCTGADWVRVSHARQRVITQGQFRGEPRS; encoded by the coding sequence ATGAAGCGCTTCTGCCTGCTCGTCGCACTGATGCTGTTCACGCCCTTCGTCCATGCCGGTGAGGGCATCACGTTCTCGATTGGCGGCCATCGCGTCCATCTCGATTCGACGCGCTGCCGCTCGCTGTCCTGCGTCTCGGTCTCTGGCGGCCCCAGGCGCGACGACGGCGGTGACAACGGCCGCACGCTCAAGCCGGTGTCCGCGCCGGCGACGACGGCAGCGATCCCTGCTGCGCCGGCCGCAAGCGCGCTGCCCGCGCCCGTGCCGGCAGCGCCTCCTGCGCCGCCACCGATCATCGTGTACAAGCCCGCCCCAGCCGCGCCCGCTGCCGCTCCGCCACCGTCGGCACCGTCGCCGCCGCGCGTGATGACGCCCCCGCCACCGCCGAACGTCGCAGCTCCGCCTCCACCTCCGCCGCCGGCCGCGGCGGCCGCAGCGCCTGCGCGTCCGGCGCCGTCGGTGATACGTGTCTCGCGCGAGGCCGACGAACCGGACGACGGTCCGATCGGCGACTGGCAGACCGAAGCCAACAATCTGGTGCGCATCCGGCTCTGCGGCATGGCGCTGTGCGGTTATGCGCTCGACAGGACCACGCGCGATCTCGGTGAAGCGGTGCTGATCAACATGAAGCCGAAGACGGACGCGCGCTGGAACGGCGGCGTCTACAGCCAGGACAGCGGCAACATCCGTTACGGCACGATCGAGTTGAAGGGCGCTGACAGGCTGCGGGTCTCGTCCTGCGCGCTCGGCCGCGTCTATTGCACCGGTGCCGACTGGGTCCGCGTCTCGCACGCACGGCAGCGCGTGATCACGCAGGGCCAGTTCCGGGGCGAGCCGCGCTCCTGA
- a CDS encoding DUF2147 domain-containing protein, whose protein sequence is MKKLVAIAALLMATTSAHAGGTGITFQIDGQRIHVEAPRNCSALSCIRISAPGYSGTIGGISKNLGSKSDDDDDVASTSSPSPAPPAAPAPAPSPAPVQAAAPQPAAPAAAAVPPPPPPPAPPATVATTAPAPVDAAPVAPAPVAAQPAPQPQAAPTAAAPAAAPTGPIGVWATEENKGNVRVEACGTNLCGYSMKSNERILINMKPDGSKWSGRIHDPDSGRNYDSTIAMKGPNAMRVQGCAFGGMFCGGQTWKRVS, encoded by the coding sequence ATGAAGAAGCTCGTTGCGATCGCCGCGCTGCTGATGGCCACCACATCGGCGCATGCCGGCGGCACCGGCATCACCTTCCAGATCGACGGCCAGCGCATCCATGTCGAGGCGCCGCGCAATTGCAGCGCGCTGTCCTGCATCCGCATCTCGGCGCCGGGCTATAGCGGCACGATCGGCGGCATCAGCAAGAACCTCGGCTCGAAGTCCGACGACGATGACGATGTCGCCTCGACGAGCTCGCCGTCACCCGCGCCGCCGGCCGCGCCCGCACCTGCACCTTCACCTGCGCCGGTTCAGGCCGCCGCGCCGCAGCCGGCCGCGCCAGCCGCTGCCGCGGTCCCGCCGCCTCCGCCGCCCCCTGCGCCACCGGCGACGGTTGCGACCACGGCCCCCGCGCCGGTTGACGCCGCGCCCGTTGCGCCGGCCCCGGTCGCCGCACAGCCCGCGCCGCAGCCGCAAGCCGCTCCGACTGCGGCTGCACCAGCGGCGGCGCCAACCGGACCGATCGGCGTCTGGGCCACCGAGGAAAACAAGGGCAACGTCCGTGTCGAAGCCTGCGGCACCAATCTCTGCGGCTATTCGATGAAGAGCAACGAGCGCATCCTGATCAACATGAAGCCCGACGGCAGCAAGTGGAGCGGCCGCATCCACGATCCCGATTCCGGGCGCAACTACGACTCGACGATCGCGATGAAAGGCCCGAATGCGATGCGCGTGCAGGGCTGCGCCTTCGGCGGCATGTTCTGCGGCGGCCAGACCTGGAAGCGGGTCAGCTAG